A single window of Undibacterium sp. 5I1 DNA harbors:
- a CDS encoding methyl-accepting chemotaxis protein, with amino-acid sequence MKKFTSLRKQVGQAATKLRQGLHSSITVDAGRSVDVMGKLTPALKSGSTDLNLNFGLLDKFTAETGVSATVFVKSGDDLIRITTSIKKPNGERPLGTTLDRAHPGYALVMSGKSYVGYASLFGKPYMTQYDPVLDSSGRLIAVLFVGIDVSEVHQMSVASKVALMTFGVITCIMGLYVWMFSSAVIAVSEQHAPALTELRNWYLLFGVLALAGTAWIIHKAVSYMVSRALIQATKVSQQLAAGDLTKQLHVGRMDEIGQLMQAINGVSQGLAGIVSNVRQGSDQITVASREIASGNSDLSSRTESQASSLEETASSMEELTSTVKQNADSARQANQLVLSASEVAGKGGQVVAQVVETMESIKQSSLKITDIISVIESIAFQTNILALNAAVEAARAGEQGRGFAVVANEVRNLAQRSSSAAKEIKSLINDSADQVDAGGVLVAKAGETMTEIVSSVKRVADIMSEITSASSEQSTGIEQVNQAITQMDEMTQQNAALVEQAAAAAASLHEQAEKLSQVVVVFKLLDGQTVKAQKAQNTGTISAIENHSNARSANTRALAAPRRK; translated from the coding sequence ATGAAAAAATTTACGTCCCTAAGAAAGCAAGTGGGTCAGGCGGCAACAAAACTTCGGCAGGGTTTACATAGCAGTATCACGGTCGACGCGGGTCGTTCGGTTGATGTGATGGGCAAATTGACGCCAGCGTTAAAAAGCGGTTCGACTGATTTAAATCTGAACTTTGGATTGTTGGATAAATTTACTGCTGAAACTGGCGTGTCGGCTACGGTGTTCGTCAAAAGTGGCGACGACCTGATCAGGATTACGACTTCGATTAAAAAGCCCAACGGTGAGCGCCCATTGGGTACGACGTTAGACCGCGCGCATCCGGGTTATGCGCTGGTCATGTCGGGTAAATCTTACGTTGGTTACGCCTCATTATTTGGTAAGCCTTATATGACGCAATATGACCCGGTGCTGGATAGCAGCGGGCGATTGATTGCAGTTTTATTTGTCGGCATTGATGTCAGCGAAGTCCATCAAATGAGTGTCGCCAGCAAAGTGGCCTTGATGACGTTTGGCGTAATCACTTGCATTATGGGTTTATATGTCTGGATGTTTAGCTCAGCCGTAATCGCTGTCAGCGAGCAGCACGCGCCGGCGCTCACCGAGTTGCGTAACTGGTATCTGTTATTTGGTGTGCTGGCTTTAGCTGGTACGGCCTGGATCATTCATAAAGCAGTCAGCTACATGGTGAGTCGTGCTTTGATCCAGGCAACGAAGGTATCGCAGCAACTTGCCGCTGGCGATCTGACCAAACAATTGCATGTGGGACGCATGGATGAAATCGGTCAGTTAATGCAAGCCATCAATGGCGTCAGCCAAGGCTTGGCAGGCATCGTCAGTAATGTCCGGCAAGGCTCGGATCAGATCACGGTTGCCTCGCGCGAGATTGCTTCTGGCAATTCCGATCTGTCGTCACGCACAGAATCGCAAGCCAGTTCACTGGAAGAAACCGCGTCCTCGATGGAAGAATTAACCTCGACCGTTAAGCAAAATGCAGACAGCGCGCGGCAGGCTAATCAACTGGTGTTGTCGGCATCGGAGGTGGCAGGCAAAGGCGGACAAGTCGTAGCGCAAGTGGTTGAGACAATGGAATCAATCAAACAAAGTTCGCTCAAGATCACCGATATTATTTCTGTGATTGAGAGCATCGCTTTCCAAACCAATATCCTGGCATTGAACGCGGCGGTAGAGGCGGCCCGCGCGGGAGAACAGGGGCGCGGTTTTGCGGTAGTTGCGAATGAAGTCAGAAATCTGGCGCAACGCTCGTCATCCGCAGCGAAAGAAATTAAATCGCTGATCAACGACTCCGCAGATCAAGTCGATGCCGGCGGTGTGTTAGTCGCGAAAGCAGGCGAAACCATGACCGAGATCGTCAGTTCAGTTAAACGTGTTGCCGACATCATGAGCGAGATCACGTCCGCCAGCAGCGAACAAAGCACTGGCATAGAACAAGTCAACCAAGCCATTACTCAAATGGATGAAATGACGCAGCAAAATGCCGCGTTGGTAGAACAAGCTGCGGCGGCGGCAGCGAGTTTGCATGAACAGGCAGAAAAATTATCGCAAGTCGTGGTGGTCTTTAAACTTCTGGACGGACAAACTGTCAAAGCGCAAAAAGCGCAGAACACCGGAACGATCTCGGCGATCGAAAACCACAGTAACGCAAGATCGGCAAACACACGCGCTTTAGCAGCACCGCGTCGCAAATGA
- a CDS encoding ABC transporter permease, translating into MLTAWLPFEWIVAIRFLREGRLQTVFIIAGVAIGVGVIVFMSALLSGLQSNFIKRVLSAQAHIQLLPPQEVTRPLRPVVISANTEVEGAIIQPPLQRIKSIDQWQAVATQIRAMPDVLVVSPVAGGSALVVRGSVSHAITVSGIEPDLYYRIVDINDKIVRGKSSILGTEILIGTELASDLGVDVGDKLLISTASGATSTLTISGIFDLGNKGANQRNTFIALHTAQSLLGLPGGVSSLEVTVRDVYAAEVIAQQITAATGVEADSWIKTSAQFFAAVSAQTTANTAIRFFVGLSVAFGIASVLVVVVVQKSREIGILRAMGISQGQILRVFLLQGGVLGLGGAVAGCAIGAMALVLWQRYARNADGTALFPLQFDPALFITALLLATMTGLLAAFAPALRAARLDPVVAIGG; encoded by the coding sequence ATGTTAACAGCCTGGCTTCCATTTGAATGGATTGTTGCTATTCGCTTCTTACGGGAGGGGCGGCTACAGACTGTATTTATCATTGCAGGCGTTGCTATCGGGGTTGGCGTAATTGTGTTTATGTCCGCTTTGCTCAGCGGCTTGCAGTCTAACTTTATCAAGCGTGTTTTATCAGCACAAGCCCATATTCAACTATTACCTCCGCAGGAAGTCACCCGTCCGTTACGACCAGTTGTAATTTCAGCGAATACCGAAGTCGAAGGCGCGATTATTCAACCACCCTTGCAAAGAATAAAGTCGATTGATCAATGGCAAGCCGTGGCAACACAGATACGTGCCATGCCCGATGTCCTCGTGGTATCGCCTGTCGCTGGCGGATCGGCTCTGGTGGTACGCGGCAGCGTCAGTCATGCGATTACGGTCAGCGGGATCGAGCCTGACTTGTATTATCGGATAGTGGATATCAATGACAAAATAGTACGAGGAAAATCGAGTATTTTAGGGACAGAGATACTGATCGGGACAGAATTAGCCAGCGACTTGGGCGTCGACGTAGGGGATAAATTATTGATTTCGACAGCGAGTGGTGCGACCAGCACGCTCACAATTTCAGGGATTTTTGATTTGGGGAATAAAGGCGCAAATCAGCGCAATACGTTTATCGCATTACATACCGCGCAAAGCCTGTTGGGTTTACCAGGCGGCGTGTCCAGTCTTGAAGTCACTGTGCGCGATGTTTATGCTGCGGAAGTGATTGCGCAACAAATTACTGCCGCGACCGGTGTAGAGGCAGACAGCTGGATTAAAACCAGTGCCCAATTTTTTGCCGCCGTCAGTGCGCAAACTACTGCCAACACGGCAATACGGTTTTTTGTTGGTTTGTCGGTCGCGTTCGGGATTGCGAGTGTGCTGGTTGTCGTGGTGGTTCAAAAGTCACGAGAGATCGGAATACTGCGCGCCATGGGGATTTCTCAAGGACAAATACTCAGAGTGTTTTTATTGCAAGGCGGCGTACTTGGTCTCGGCGGTGCGGTCGCAGGCTGCGCTATTGGTGCTATGGCCTTGGTGTTGTGGCAGCGGTACGCGCGAAATGCGGACGGCACGGCCTTATTCCCCCTACAGTTTGATCCGGCTTTATTCATTACCGCATTATTATTGGCAACGATGACCGGACTGCTCGCCGCTTTTGCCCCTGCTTTAAGAGCGGCTCGTCTTGACCCGGTGGTGGCAATCGGTGGCTGA
- a CDS encoding DUF2271 domain-containing protein, whose protein sequence is MRKLLPFAITSLLGSSAMAADLTVKLEVPRLNVAEYHRPYVAMWIEKSDQTFAGNLAVWYDLKKRDNEGLKYLKDLRQWWRRSGRDLQLPVDGVSGATRVVGEYTLNFAGDKGALAKLPAGDYQLVTEAAREGGGREVVKVPFQWGGKTEQNAKAQGSNELGAIALNVKP, encoded by the coding sequence ATGCGTAAGTTGCTCCCTTTTGCCATCACCAGTTTGTTGGGCAGTTCTGCCATGGCTGCTGATCTGACCGTTAAATTAGAAGTACCGCGCCTGAATGTGGCTGAGTATCACCGTCCGTATGTTGCGATGTGGATAGAAAAATCCGATCAGACTTTCGCTGGCAATCTGGCTGTTTGGTATGACTTAAAAAAGCGCGATAACGAAGGCCTCAAATACTTAAAAGATTTACGTCAATGGTGGCGTCGTAGCGGACGCGATTTGCAATTGCCAGTGGATGGTGTGAGTGGTGCAACCCGTGTCGTGGGTGAATACACGCTGAATTTTGCAGGCGACAAAGGTGCTTTAGCCAAACTGCCAGCTGGCGACTACCAGTTAGTGACAGAAGCAGCGCGTGAAGGTGGTGGGCGTGAAGTGGTCAAAGTACCTTTCCAATGGGGTGGTAAGACAGAACAAAATGCCAAAGCACAAGGTAGCAATGAGCTGGGCGCAATTGCACTCAACGTCAAACCTTAA
- a CDS encoding PepSY-associated TM helix domain-containing protein, translated as MPTSKSIAGQQSTRAFWLRHLHQWHWISSALCLIAMLMFATTGITLNHSAQIEAHPQVTKKSGQIPAAILATLKQTKHSAKDGKDAQDPLPDDLRQWLDQQQSISVGDQPAEWSPEEVYVSLPRPGGDAWLRIALDTGELEYEKTQRGWIAYFNDLHKGRNTGSAWSWFIDIFAVACLIFCITGLFLLKMHAGNRPITWPIVGLGLVLPLLLAILFMH; from the coding sequence ATGCCAACAAGCAAATCGATCGCTGGCCAACAAAGCACGCGCGCTTTCTGGCTGCGGCATCTGCACCAATGGCATTGGATCAGCTCAGCATTATGTTTGATCGCCATGCTGATGTTTGCTACGACCGGCATCACGCTCAATCATTCCGCCCAAATTGAGGCGCATCCCCAAGTCACCAAAAAATCCGGTCAAATTCCTGCGGCGATACTGGCAACATTAAAACAAACTAAGCACAGCGCTAAAGACGGCAAAGACGCACAAGATCCCCTGCCCGACGATCTGAGGCAATGGCTGGATCAACAGCAGTCCATCAGCGTCGGCGATCAACCAGCTGAATGGTCGCCGGAGGAAGTGTACGTATCCTTGCCGCGCCCCGGCGGCGATGCCTGGCTACGTATTGCGCTGGACACAGGCGAGTTGGAATATGAAAAAACCCAGCGCGGCTGGATTGCCTATTTCAACGATTTACACAAAGGGCGCAATACCGGCAGTGCATGGAGTTGGTTTATCGACATCTTCGCAGTTGCCTGTCTGATTTTTTGTATCACCGGATTGTTTTTGCTCAAAATGCATGCAGGCAATCGCCCTATTACCTGGCCCATTGTCGGTTTAGGATTAGTGCTTCCGCTATTGTTGGCGATTCTGTTTATGCATTGA
- a CDS encoding efflux RND transporter periplasmic adaptor subunit, whose protein sequence is MLDKSVFLKYKWKIVAGLIVASLFFAFLTIWWRGPQVSVVSVVRRDFVQSVVASGHVETPHRVDIGAQITGTVVRVPVIEGQMVKAGEVLIELDTAELLANERQARSASVQAQTRVRQLREVQAPVAEQALRQAQVSLDNAKATLKRNQDLFQQGFIGAAALDDVRKAAELADAQQRTMQKQLETTRPSGSDFALAEANLIGANANADAASARVKYARIIAPVGGILISRAVEVGDVVQAGKVLMTLSPDGRAQLVVQIDEKNLRLLVLNQTAIASADAYPKLLFPAALVYINPSINVQTGAVEVKLDVSNPPQVLRQDMTVSVDIEVARRPHVLLVPVSALLESDKAPPSLLRVEQHHAIRRTVSTGLRSGGLVEVLSGVDEGDLVLASPGTIKSGARVRVIASGTVMSSPVSNSAASLPANSANKPVAQ, encoded by the coding sequence ATGTTGGACAAGTCAGTCTTCCTAAAGTACAAGTGGAAAATAGTGGCTGGCTTGATTGTCGCCAGCTTGTTTTTCGCCTTTTTGACGATCTGGTGGCGTGGACCACAAGTCTCCGTAGTCAGCGTTGTACGGCGAGATTTTGTTCAGTCAGTGGTCGCCAGCGGCCATGTCGAGACCCCGCACCGGGTCGATATCGGAGCACAAATCACAGGCACCGTCGTCAGAGTGCCTGTGATCGAAGGGCAAATGGTAAAAGCGGGCGAAGTCCTAATTGAGCTTGATACGGCAGAGTTGCTTGCAAATGAGCGTCAAGCGCGATCTGCTTCAGTACAAGCGCAGACCCGTGTCCGTCAGTTGCGTGAGGTTCAGGCGCCAGTTGCCGAGCAGGCTTTGCGTCAGGCACAAGTCAGTCTGGATAATGCAAAAGCGACATTGAAGCGTAATCAGGATTTATTCCAGCAGGGCTTTATTGGAGCAGCTGCTCTGGACGATGTGCGTAAGGCGGCTGAACTTGCCGATGCGCAGCAACGGACTATGCAAAAGCAGTTAGAAACGACACGTCCATCGGGTAGTGATTTTGCCTTGGCAGAAGCGAATCTGATCGGTGCCAATGCCAACGCAGATGCAGCGAGCGCGCGCGTCAAATACGCAAGAATCATTGCTCCTGTGGGTGGGATATTAATTAGTCGTGCGGTTGAGGTGGGTGATGTAGTGCAGGCCGGTAAAGTCTTAATGACCTTATCTCCAGATGGACGTGCACAATTGGTTGTACAAATTGATGAGAAAAATCTTCGCTTGTTAGTCTTGAATCAAACAGCGATTGCTTCTGCAGATGCATACCCTAAGTTGCTTTTTCCGGCAGCATTGGTCTATATCAATCCCAGTATCAATGTTCAGACCGGAGCGGTTGAAGTCAAACTCGATGTATCGAATCCGCCTCAGGTATTAAGACAAGATATGACGGTCTCGGTTGATATTGAAGTCGCACGCCGGCCTCATGTGTTATTAGTTCCTGTCAGCGCTTTACTAGAAAGTGACAAAGCTCCTCCATCTTTGTTGAGAGTAGAGCAGCACCATGCCATACGACGTACGGTCAGTACCGGTCTTCGTAGCGGAGGATTGGTTGAAGTACTCAGCGGTGTGGATGAGGGCGACCTCGTTCTTGCATCACCTGGCACGATCAAGTCAGGCGCGCGGGTACGGGTCATTGCATCCGGCACGGTGATGAGCAGCCCGGTGTCGAATTCAGCCGCGAGTCTGCCAGCCAATTCAGCCAATAAGCCAGTAGCACAATGA
- a CDS encoding sulfite reductase subunit alpha: protein MNSYLKKLGASIFWVTSVLLLAALSVWTVWTIWTSQSQQYHPLSAVTQRNLTAVLVVIAYILFCAAILQRHRRRIAIASATFVSNINTTDVANNAKKILVVHASQTGYAEQLARQTAQSLQAGGMAVELLSIAQIDASRLQQAERILFVVSTTGEGDAPDSAAGFARKLMSQTLPITQLRYSILALGDRNYQHYCAFGHRLEHWLRHNHAETLFDLIEVDNSDEGALRHWQHHLGVLSGHTELADWTAPRYSNWILTERRLLNPGSAGSAAFHITLRPDHASGTELPLWQAGDIVEIGPEYAPDDTTPATERTPLPHREYSIASIHSDGQIELLVRQMQQANGKLGIGSGWLTAYAQVGDKIAVRLRENRSFHPPTDAMADRPMILIGNGTGLAGLRAHIKHRASLGYLRNYLFFGERNRAFDYFHQEEIEAWKTKGVLQECHLAFSRDQGQRVYVQDRLLENANAIQQWIKDGAAIYVCGSLAGMAVGVDLALIQILGEDCLAQLKDEGRYRRDVY, encoded by the coding sequence ATGAATTCATATTTAAAAAAATTAGGCGCAAGTATTTTTTGGGTGACGAGTGTTTTGTTGCTCGCTGCGCTTAGTGTATGGACTGTCTGGACTATTTGGACTAGCCAATCTCAGCAATATCATCCGCTAAGTGCAGTAACACAGCGTAATCTGACGGCAGTTTTAGTCGTCATCGCCTATATACTTTTTTGCGCTGCCATCTTGCAGCGGCATCGCCGTCGCATCGCGATCGCCTCTGCAACTTTCGTGAGCAACATCAATACTACAGACGTAGCAAATAACGCAAAAAAAATACTCGTCGTGCATGCCAGCCAGACCGGTTATGCCGAACAACTGGCGCGTCAGACCGCGCAGAGTTTGCAAGCTGGCGGCATGGCGGTAGAGCTACTTTCTATCGCACAAATCGATGCGAGCCGACTACAACAAGCTGAACGTATTTTATTTGTCGTCAGCACCACGGGAGAAGGCGATGCGCCGGATAGCGCAGCCGGATTTGCACGCAAGTTGATGAGCCAAACTCTGCCAATCACACAATTACGCTACAGCATTCTGGCGCTGGGTGACCGCAACTACCAACACTATTGCGCTTTTGGACACAGGCTGGAGCATTGGTTACGGCATAACCATGCGGAAACTTTGTTTGATTTAATTGAGGTTGATAACAGCGACGAAGGCGCGCTACGGCACTGGCAACATCACCTTGGCGTACTTAGCGGCCATACCGAATTAGCCGACTGGACAGCACCTAGGTATAGCAACTGGATTTTGACTGAACGTCGGCTGTTAAATCCTGGCAGCGCAGGCAGTGCCGCCTTCCACATCACACTGCGCCCAGATCATGCAAGCGGCACCGAGCTGCCGCTATGGCAAGCGGGCGATATTGTAGAAATCGGTCCAGAGTACGCACCTGACGATACGACGCCAGCCACTGAACGCACCCCTCTACCGCACCGGGAATACTCCATTGCATCCATCCATAGTGATGGTCAAATCGAGTTATTGGTACGGCAGATGCAGCAAGCCAATGGCAAACTGGGTATCGGCTCTGGCTGGCTGACAGCGTACGCACAAGTCGGTGACAAGATTGCGGTACGTTTGCGTGAGAACCGCAGTTTTCACCCACCTACAGATGCGATGGCCGATAGACCGATGATACTCATTGGTAATGGCACTGGTCTGGCTGGCTTGCGCGCGCACATCAAACATCGCGCAAGCTTAGGATATTTGCGCAATTATTTATTTTTTGGCGAACGCAATCGTGCCTTTGACTACTTCCATCAAGAAGAAATAGAAGCGTGGAAAACTAAGGGTGTACTTCAAGAATGTCATCTGGCTTTTTCTCGTGACCAGGGACAGCGCGTGTATGTACAAGACCGGCTTTTGGAAAACGCAAACGCGATTCAACAATGGATTAAGGACGGTGCGGCAATCTATGTTTGTGGCAGTTTGGCTGGGATGGCGGTAGGTGTCGACCTGGCGCTGATCCAGATTTTAGGTGAAGATTGTTTAGCGCAATTAAAGGATGAGGGTCGTTATCGACGCGATGTGTATTGA
- a CDS encoding DUF4198 domain-containing protein, whose product MKPATKIIALSLASLALSLPLAAQAHRAFLLPTSTITAGNAPWVSIDAAAATDVFFMDHQPLKLDSLLITAPDGSNAKEENANTGKLRSSFDLHLEKIGTYKISLLNNAVFASYKDKGVPKRWRGAAENISKEIPADAEDVVISQMQGRIETFVTNGKPSTKALEVTGKGLEMQAITHPNDLVAGENASFRLVLDGKPAANVSVSVIPGGIRYRQNLGEQTLTTDADGKLTITWKTAGMYWLEASVKDDKSTVKGAKERRANYSATLEVLPQ is encoded by the coding sequence ATGAAACCCGCTACCAAAATCATCGCTTTATCACTAGCTTCACTCGCTCTCAGTTTGCCACTGGCGGCACAGGCGCATCGCGCTTTCTTATTGCCGACATCGACTATTACCGCAGGCAATGCGCCATGGGTCAGCATTGATGCAGCCGCGGCTACGGATGTCTTCTTCATGGATCATCAGCCGCTAAAGCTAGACAGCTTATTGATCACGGCACCGGATGGCAGCAACGCCAAAGAAGAAAACGCCAATACAGGCAAACTACGCAGCAGCTTTGATCTGCATCTGGAAAAAATCGGCACCTACAAAATAAGCTTGCTCAACAACGCGGTGTTTGCCAGCTACAAAGATAAAGGTGTACCAAAACGCTGGCGCGGCGCAGCAGAAAACATCAGCAAAGAAATCCCTGCAGATGCAGAAGATGTCGTCATCAGCCAGATGCAAGGCCGGATCGAAACCTTTGTCACCAACGGCAAGCCGAGCACAAAAGCATTAGAAGTCACCGGCAAAGGATTAGAAATGCAAGCGATTACGCATCCGAATGATCTGGTCGCCGGTGAGAACGCCAGTTTCCGTCTGGTATTAGATGGCAAACCCGCCGCCAATGTCAGTGTTAGCGTCATTCCGGGCGGCATTCGTTATCGCCAGAATTTAGGCGAACAAACCTTGACGACCGATGCAGATGGCAAGCTGACGATTACCTGGAAAACGGCTGGTATGTATTGGCTAGAAGCCTCGGTTAAAGATGACAAATCAACGGTCAAAGGCGCTAAAGAACGACGGGCAAATTATTCAGCGACACTGGAAGTTCTGCCGCAATAA
- a CDS encoding ABC transporter ATP-binding protein, with translation MTSASNVTNPLPELPASPEKLPVGDIVVQLRGVRKTFNIGTPIATEVLHGIDLTLHQGEFCAVMGPSGSGKSTLLNIVGLLDRPSAGTIAICGEETTALDDKAVTRLRGHNIGFVFQYHHLITAFTALENVMMPMLGAEEFLNKQMQERAAALLGDVGLTNWQNNLAGNLSGGQQQRVALARALAMNPALLLADEPTGNLDTKSADEVFNLLRRFNHEQKTTILFVTHNPDLASRCDKTIQVIDGLVTG, from the coding sequence ATGACCTCTGCATCCAACGTGACTAATCCCCTTCCGGAGTTGCCTGCTTCCCCGGAAAAATTGCCAGTTGGCGACATCGTTGTACAACTACGTGGCGTCCGAAAGACATTCAATATAGGAACCCCGATTGCGACAGAAGTACTGCATGGTATTGATCTCACCTTACATCAAGGTGAATTTTGTGCCGTAATGGGACCCTCCGGTTCTGGCAAAAGTACCTTGCTCAATATCGTCGGGCTACTGGATCGTCCGTCAGCAGGAACCATCGCGATCTGTGGCGAAGAGACGACTGCACTTGATGACAAAGCGGTGACTCGTTTGCGAGGTCACAATATTGGTTTTGTCTTTCAATATCATCATCTGATTACCGCATTCACTGCGCTCGAAAATGTCATGATGCCGATGCTAGGTGCGGAGGAATTTCTGAACAAGCAAATGCAGGAGCGCGCAGCAGCTTTACTCGGCGATGTGGGTCTGACAAACTGGCAAAATAATCTGGCGGGCAATCTAAGCGGAGGACAGCAGCAACGCGTCGCATTAGCACGTGCGCTCGCGATGAATCCGGCTTTGCTGCTAGCGGATGAGCCGACGGGTAATCTCGATACCAAAAGCGCTGATGAAGTTTTTAACTTATTACGGCGTTTTAATCACGAACAAAAAACGACTATTTTATTTGTGACCCACAATCCTGACCTGGCTAGCCGCTGTGACAAAACAATACAGGTAATTGACGGCCTGGTTACTGGTTAG
- a CDS encoding FAD:protein FMN transferase, which translates to MTHVFIPTHMTMPAALSVGACIEDFSGATMGTTWAVKLVRPQHSSAAQLQNGMQQELDKVVAQMSTWLADSDISRFNQAAAGSWHVLPPEFFKVLDYGLFIAQQTAGAYDPSIGHLVNLWGFGPDKNAGQIPSKEVLEQARRQSGYQKLQVDRLKHNVYQTGGLSIDLSSIAKGFGVDQIARYLEAQGVLSYLVEVGGELRGLGTKPDNTPWWVELEQVQTEAQAQTTSTASIVALHGLSIATSGDYRRYFDYEGQRFSHTIDPRTGYPVTHNLAAVTVLHAECMIADALATAMTVMGLEQGMAYANQLHVAALFVCRDTATRHDDTPAFTEHMSKALMAMLEE; encoded by the coding sequence ATGACGCATGTCTTTATTCCTACCCACATGACAATGCCAGCGGCATTGTCTGTGGGTGCGTGCATAGAAGATTTTTCTGGTGCGACTATGGGCACCACATGGGCAGTCAAACTGGTACGCCCTCAACATAGCAGCGCAGCACAACTCCAGAATGGCATGCAACAAGAGCTAGATAAGGTAGTCGCGCAGATGAGTACCTGGCTGGCTGATTCTGATATCAGTCGCTTTAATCAGGCAGCAGCCGGGAGCTGGCATGTGCTGCCGCCAGAGTTTTTTAAAGTGCTGGATTATGGTTTATTTATCGCACAGCAGACAGCCGGCGCGTATGACCCTAGCATCGGACACTTAGTTAATCTTTGGGGTTTTGGTCCTGATAAAAATGCCGGACAAATTCCAAGTAAGGAAGTATTGGAGCAAGCACGACGACAATCCGGTTATCAAAAATTACAAGTCGATCGTCTGAAGCACAATGTGTATCAGACGGGTGGTTTGTCGATTGATTTATCTTCGATTGCCAAAGGCTTTGGCGTTGATCAGATAGCGCGATATTTAGAAGCGCAAGGCGTACTCAGTTATCTGGTCGAAGTTGGCGGAGAATTGCGTGGCTTGGGCACTAAACCGGACAACACACCTTGGTGGGTAGAGCTAGAACAAGTACAAACAGAAGCGCAAGCGCAAACGACTAGCACTGCCAGCATCGTTGCACTGCATGGATTGTCCATCGCCACATCAGGCGATTACCGTCGTTATTTTGACTACGAAGGACAACGTTTTTCCCACACCATTGATCCGCGTACAGGCTATCCGGTGACACATAATCTGGCTGCAGTCACCGTGCTGCATGCAGAATGTATGATCGCCGATGCGCTGGCCACCGCCATGACAGTCATGGGATTAGAACAAGGGATGGCGTATGCCAATCAACTACATGTTGCTGCTTTATTTGTTTGCAGAGATACGGCAACCAGGCACGACGATACGCCTGCCTTTACAGAACACATGAGCAAAGCCCTGATGGCGATGCTGGAAGAATGA
- a CDS encoding CysB family HTH-type transcriptional regulator: MNFQQLRSIREAARCGYNLTEVANVLFTSQPGVSRQIRELEEELGVDIFERNGKRLTGLTEPGKGILHIIERLLLEAENLKQAGDDYSDQTKGTLAIATTHTQARYVLPKVVQGFRNSFPDVRIALQQSSPEHIAEWVLSGKADIGIATEGLSQFKDLVSFPCYQWNHVIVVPDGHPLLRKTQVSQTPITLEDLSNYPLITYDVGFTGRGHIDQAFKDAGLRTDIVLTAMDSDVIQQYVALGLGVGLVAEMAVEKQTDAHGNAGNAGNIANRYSALQALPASHLFAPNVTRLAVRRGAYLRSYILDFILQFAPELKREHIQLAIAPEQES; the protein is encoded by the coding sequence ATGAATTTCCAACAATTACGCTCTATCCGCGAAGCTGCCCGTTGCGGCTATAACCTGACTGAAGTGGCGAATGTTTTATTCACCTCGCAGCCCGGTGTGAGTCGCCAAATTCGAGAGCTAGAAGAAGAACTTGGCGTCGATATTTTCGAGCGTAACGGCAAACGCCTGACTGGCTTAACCGAACCGGGTAAAGGCATTTTGCATATTATCGAGCGTCTGTTGCTCGAAGCAGAAAATCTGAAGCAAGCTGGTGACGATTATTCCGATCAAACCAAAGGCACGCTGGCGATTGCGACCACGCATACGCAAGCACGTTACGTGCTGCCAAAAGTAGTGCAGGGATTTAGAAATAGTTTTCCCGATGTGCGCATCGCACTCCAGCAAAGTTCGCCAGAACATATTGCGGAATGGGTTTTATCGGGTAAGGCAGATATAGGGATTGCGACTGAAGGTCTGTCGCAGTTTAAAGATTTAGTCTCCTTCCCATGCTATCAATGGAACCACGTAATCGTTGTGCCAGACGGCCATCCGCTGCTGCGCAAAACTCAGGTCAGTCAGACACCGATCACGCTGGAAGATTTATCGAATTACCCATTAATCACCTACGACGTCGGCTTTACCGGGCGCGGTCACATCGACCAAGCATTTAAAGATGCAGGATTACGGACTGACATTGTGCTGACAGCGATGGACTCCGACGTGATTCAGCAATATGTTGCTCTGGGTTTAGGTGTGGGTCTGGTAGCAGAAATGGCGGTAGAAAAACAAACCGATGCTCATGGCAATGCGGGTAATGCAGGAAATATTGCCAACCGTTATAGCGCACTACAAGCGTTGCCAGCCAGTCATTTGTTTGCGCCAAACGTGACTCGACTTGCAGTACGACGCGGTGCCTATCTGCGTAGCTATATTCTGGATTTTATTTTGCAATTTGCACCCGAGTTAAAACGCGAACACATCCAGCTCGCAATCGCACCTGAGCAAGAATCATGA